From the Drosophila willistoni isolate 14030-0811.24 chromosome 2L unlocalized genomic scaffold, UCI_dwil_1.1 Seg168, whole genome shotgun sequence genome, the window TGTCTATTGTTGCTTTCAGATGACCGCCAAGCCAAAGTTTTTATTGGAGAAGGATGATCATGCTACCATAGGGCAGGTGGATGACAATGAAGTGGATCGTGTGGCCGAATGTTTCAAGGGTCGCAGCCTATTCATAACCGGAGGCACTGGTTTCTTGGGCAAGGTGCTGGTGGAGAAACTATTAAGGTGAGTGGGTGGGCGGTGCGCGCACACTGAAGTTAAACGTGTTTgcaattattttcaattatgcTTATgcaatattaattaatttttgcaGGTCGTGTGGCGAATTAAAACGTATTTATCTGCTCATACGTCCAAAGAAGGGCAAGGATCCGCAAGAGCGTATCAAGGATATATTCCAGAATGTGGTAGGTTTAGTTGCAGAATTATGAAATATTATTGCCAGgctttaattaattaacttcaatatgtgtgtgtgtgtgtgtgtgtgggtgtgtgtgtgtgtgtgtgtgggtgtgcgaATAGCTATTTGACCAGGTTAAGCAGCTGCGAGGTGAGGAACACATTTTGCAACAAGTGGTGGCCATTGCTGGAGATGTCCTTTTACCTGGTTTGGGTATATCAGAGACCGATTTAGCTACACTACGCAATGAAGTCTCTATTGTATACCACTGTGCGGCTACTGTGAGGTGagataaatatataatgagaaatattaaaagatattttaattGCTCTTCCCCCTTTCGTAGGTTTGATGAACCCCTGCGCAATGCTGTCTTTATGAACACCCGCGGCACCAAATACATGCTGGATTTGGCTCAAACCCTGAAACATTTGGAGTTCTTTGCCTATTGCTCCACGGCCTATTGCCACTTGCATGTAAAGACTTTGTACGAGAAGCCCTACGATCCACCAGCCAATCCGCATCAAGTTATGCAGGCTTGTGAATGGCTAACCGATGAAGAAGTGGCCGCCATAGAGAAGAAGATTTTGGGCGACATACCCAATACTTATGCCTACACTAAATCATTGGCCGAGGCTCTAGTGGTGGAGAAATTTAATGAACTGCCGGCTGTTATCTTGCGGCCATCGATTGTCATACCCATCTGGAAGGAGCCCATACCGGGCTGGACGGATAATATTAATGGACCGACTGGTCTGCTCATTGGAGCTGGAAAGGGTGTCATTAGGACAATGTATTGCAATAGCAGTGGCTTTGGAGATTTCCTGCCAGTGGATGTGGCTGTTAATGGGATTCTCGTTGCCAGCTGGAGGAATATTACAGCCGGAACTGATAGCACAAATCGTGTGGCTCACATGACTTCATCGAATGACATTAAAGTTTCCTGGGCCGAGATTATTGAACTTGGACGCTGGGTTATTGAGAATAAGGTGCCTTTGAATGGTGTAGCCTGGTATCCAGGTGGCTCGATGAAATCAAACTACTGGGTGCACTACATCTGTATGATTCTGTTCCAATGGATGCCTGCTATATTTGTGGATGCCCTGTTGATATTGTTACGTTATCCGCCCGTCTTGTGCCGTGTCCAAAATCGTATTACCAAGGGTTTCGAGGTCTTTGAATACTATGCCAATAATGTGTGGAACTTTGACAATTCTGAGGCGGTTAAATTACGAAAACTAATGAATAATAAGGAACGTCGAACATATGTGATCGAAAAGATCGAGCTAGATTTGATTGATTATTTTACGAATTGTGTCTTATGTGCTCGTCGCTTGATCCTTAAGGAGTCAGATGAATCCATACCAGCTGCTCGTAGGCACATGAAAGTGTAAGTAAACTAAAATACATCCAAAAGATCATCTAATGACATTCTTTTTCTCCCTATTACAGAATGTGGGTGGTGGACAAGGTGTATAAGGGAATGTGGCTTTTTGGCATACTCTATATGCTTTATAGATGCTTCTTTGCCAGTTAAACTGGAGATTTTCTATAGTGCTAAGTGCTTGAGACCAAAACTGATGTGCCCTTTCCCCTTTAcatgttttacttttttagaTTATAAGTTCAATTAGTTCTAATTGGTGCTGTTGAgtaaaaatccaaaaaatttgTGCCTTGCTTTTGAAAAAGCagcgaaataaaatttttggtgTGTTTCAGCTGGTTAAGCTGCATCcaatacaaattaaataaaatctacttaaaattaaattaacggTAAGACTTTTTAAAAAGAGCCGCCAGCAACGGTTGCCCAGTGGCGACACTCTGAAATTAATTGTTTCTTCAAGTCTGGCAACTATTCAAATTCTATGTGcaattttggtattttttttgttattatttgtataactaaaaaaattttgagCAAATCGGAAACTAAAAGTCTATGTTAGTCCTAATAATTGTAGGATCTACTAAGATACAAAATTTTAGTCCTTAAACATTTCAATTGAAGTTTGTGTCACAGAAACAGTAAATTTGGCCCAATGTGCTATTGTTGGGCTAGTGTTGACAAATAGCTAAACTGAAAGTTAGCCAACACTGGATAGACGTTGCTTGTCTGAAACATTTTTCCGGGTGCCGAAAATATTTGGTTAATTcgcgaaaattaaaataaaaactaagcCAAACACGCAATATCTTATCTTATTTGGAAAGTGCTCTGCTCTGTGAGAAGTTTGTCGCCATTCTCACAGTCCAAACAGAACTAAAGCGTGCAACGGCATCTGTGGAGGACCCGGCGAGAATTGGCATTTTCTTGACACATCGcaattcaataaaaaataaacaaaaccaTGGAAGAAATACGTAGCAGCATGGACAACATAATGGACCGCTTTAATAACAGTATCACGCATTCGGCGCctaaaaaactttttgataGGCTGTCTACATCTTACAACGACGAGATGACCGTAAACTGTAAGTGCGATGAAAGGGAATGAAGGAATCTCTTAAagcaatttttcaattttatctTATTACAGTGCCCAAGAAACGCCGCATAGAGACGCCGGATTCGGCTTTTACTAACTTGAATACCAGCTCCGGTTCCTTAAATAGTTCTGTGACGGATCCACTAGGCTCATGGCAGACAAGTAAATTACGGGCAGAGTTGATTGAGTCCAAGGCGATTGTCTCTCAGTTGCAGCGGGATATGGAGCGAGAGGCAAAAGAATATCGCAGCGAACTGGCCATATCCGAGAGCAAGGCTGCTGCCTTGAAAGAGCAATGCGACTACACTAGCGCCAAAATGCAGGAGCTGGAGAAGCATCTGCAAGTTGTACGTAAACGGGAACAAGTGGCCTCTGAATCGGCAAGTCGTGCCAATGTTGAATTGGCCCAGCAAAAGACTAAATACGAGGCAATTATTAATCAACtggaaaaaaccaaaatgcaaCAAGAGGGCGATGCCCGTGATGTTCATTTGTGCATTGGCAACGAGCTAAACGAGTATCGTCGTCTGGCCCAGAGAGCCAATCTGGAATTGCAGTCTACGCGTAATGAATTGGAGCGTATACAGCGTCGCCATGATGAGTACAAAGCTAGAATATCCAATTATGAAGAGCTAAAATCCAATTATGAGAAGCAACAGCATAGCCTAAAGACAGCCAATGAACGTATCAAGGAGCTTGAGTACGAAATACAATCCTATAACGACTGGAAGGAGGTGACCAAAGCCAGTCAAGATCGTTTGGCCAGTATTCCAGATATGCAGGCTGAGCTCGACCGGCTACGTGGCCATAACAAACACTTGAATTCTCTCATTGGTGACAAATTATTGCTAGAGGAGCAGGTGCATCATTACAAGACGCGACTGGAGAAAGAAGAGGGAGCCCGAGCAGAGGCAGCCAGCCTACAGGTGAAACTCTCACATGTGGAACAGGAGCTAAAAGAGTGGGTTAAAATAGCGCAGGATCATTGCTTGGCCAATACCTTGGTTAGCCCAATTGCCTTACGTGCTCGCATCGAGCAGCTGCTACAAGAGGATATTGTTCATGTGGCCGAAAAGACATCCTCTGAGTCGGATAGCAAGCATCTACACTCGACCATCAAAGATCTGGAACAAAAGTGCGCCGCCTATCTGAAGAATATCGAGGACCTTAACATTGGTCTAAAGCGACATAAGAACTTCAAGGAACGCTTGCAGCGAAAACTCATCATTGTGTCCAAGGAGCGTGATTTTTATAAACAGCTGTTGGAGAATTTCGACAAGGATCAAACTCTGAATAACACCAGCGCCGCAGATATGACCCAAGATATGCATGTGCGTCATCGCATTGAGGTTTTGGAGCGCACTGTCACAGGTTACAAAGACATTTGTGCCACATTGGAGCGCGAAATTCAGGCTATGCGTCAGCAGGAGCAATTGCACGAACCCACCAACGAGGGCTATGACAGTGTTAAGAAGGAATTGGATACATTGCGATTGGAGAACGAAAGACTGCGTCGTCGCAAGGATGAACTGGAATTGGAGATGGTGAATCGCAGTCTACGTGGCACTGACACGGCCAACCACAAGGTGGTCCATCTTAGTCAAAATCCCGCTGCCGAGGCATATGAGTGTTCCAAAAATATGATGGAAAAACTTCAGGCGGAAATCGAGCGACTGAAGCGACGAATTAAGAAAATGGAGGAGGACAGTGAACAGGCGACTACCACCGACATTACCTCCGCTTCGGCTGGCATGACAATGAACTTTAAGGAACTCAATCAAATGCGAGCCGATCTGGAATCCGCCAATGCTAAAATGCGTAAAATGAAGGATTGCTTTAAAGCCGCTGGCAAGGAATTCCGTGATGTCGTCTATATGCTGCTGGGCTATAGAGTGGATCGCATGGGAGCCAATAGCAACTATCGGTGAGTAAACAAACAGCTACAATAATCCTTAAGCAATCCTATTAATCAATTTATTACAGCATTTCCAGTATGTATGCAGAGAACCCAACGGATTACTTTGATATTACCCTGAGTGAATCCAATTGCCTTGCCCTGCTCGAGTCACCGTACTCGCAGACGCTGAAGCCAGCGATAGATCAACAATTGGCTGCCAATAATTCATTCCCCGCATTTTTCTCCTCTCTTACACTGGAGTTATTCCAACGCTCCACAGTCACAATAACCTCCTGAAAATCAAAAGCATCAGTATAGTTCATAAAGGGAATGATGAAGCTGACTTTCGCCAACCCaacatattttatttctttgggtttaattttactttagttggtaaacaaataataaatacatttatatatatatatttgttgataGTCTCGCATTTTGTTGGACTGTATCCTATAGTCCTTCGATTTCTAATAAGTTTTAGCACACATGTTTATGTGGATTTTATCATTTACACATTTCGTGGCTCAAGTAATGCCATTTCTTCTGGAGTTGGTCGTTTGGCTATATATGCACTATATAGCCTGcctttgtttttaaatttcgtTTACGTTTCGTATCGGAataatttcatatatatgtagctTATATAGGAccattttgaaaagaaaaaaaaaaaattcgtcCGCcaagttatttttttgcaaGAGGTTGGCAGCGCCCTCCGAAATATCGGCAGTTGCACATCTCTAACAAATTTCACATCCCAATAACAAAAAGCATAAGCGAAATATTGCACTgttttgtattaatttatattttaaactaCCATGGCCGCCTTGGCCAGTTTGACTGAACAGTATACGGATTCCGAGAATGAGGGAGATGTCAGTCCCGACTCGGAAAATTCGGCAGCATCACAGGTGATAATACCAAAGCGTCCGTCACCGCCACCAACTCCCGTCAAGCAAGATGTTCCGCCGCCGTcaaagaaatcgaaaaaaaagaagcggCCCAAGAAAGTGCGCCGCCTGGTTAGCTATCAAGATGATACACTTATTTCTGACGAAGATGAAGACCGAGCCCAGGGGTCGCCTAACGATGAGGAGTCTTCTTCTTCCGACAGCATGGGTTCCGAATCGGATAACGAGAACAATGAGAACAGCATTCGAGATCGCAGCACTAGCAAGGTCGAAGGCGAAGCTGATGTGCCCATGGAAACAGATGATTCGGTTAATACATATTATACAGACGATCGTCCAGCGGAGAGTTATGAAAAGGATCCGAAATATGCCAAGTACAAATTCCAATTGCCACCCGAACCCAAGGGTAAACCTCCGCCAGAACTGGTGAAtaaaatcacaaaaatgttTAGCAAAATGCAACAAACCAACATGGACATGAATCGGGTTATCCAGGATCGCAAAGAGTTCCGTAATCCCAGCATCTACGACAAGTTGATTAGCTTTTGTGACATTAATGAGTTTGGCACTAACTATCCACCCGAAATCTACGATCCTCTGCAGTGGGGCGATGAGTCCTACTATGAGGCCCTGTCGTTAGTACAAAAAACGGAAATGGTAAAACGTCAGAAGGATCGCAAGGATCTGGACAAAGTGGAACAAGCCACAGCCTTGGCCCGAAAAGTAGAGGAGGAGGCTAAAAAGCGGTAAGAGTGGTAAAAGAGTGTTGGAATATGATTACTCCAATagttctttcctttttttgcaGGAAATCAAAATGGGATCAGCCAGCCTCATCAACCTCGACGTCTGTTAAGTCTACGCTACCTGCATTAACCACCACGGTAACAGGGACCAAGGGAACTGTCATATCAGCTTTCGGTTCGCTGCCTAAGAAGCCAGCGGTCTAGTTTTagtatataataatttaatcaaaatacACATTGAGTTCAGTTGTGACGTCACAGCATTTTAAAAATACTGCCTATTATCGATTTTGGGGAAAGCAGTGGTCTTATATCGATAACCAAAGTAGTTGACACATACGGTCACACTGGGGAATACAATTTTTGATTGTCATTCGCTGCTATTTTTTCGTCTACATTAAACTGAAACATTAAGCTAACTTAGAAAAATGGCTTTGGCGGAGATTTGCAAAATATCCAATGCTCCTTATATGAAGACCAGTGCCTGGACCTCCAGCGATATGGAAGAAGAGATGAAGGCCACAACCTGCAACTTGGCCAATCCCTACACATTAGCGGCTCCTCCATTCGAGAATGTAAGTCCATTTCAGAAGCGTATGCCCAAGCACTGAAGTTAATCTGATGTTCTCCTCTTAGCCCATGCACAACTTGAATCAGATTCAGGCTAATGCTGATAAAACCGGCATTAAAATCGATTTTGATCACGGAACCACCACATTGGGCTTTAAGTACCAAGGCGGTGTCATTTTGGCAGTCGATTCACGTGCCACTGGCGGCCAGTACATTGGCTCCCAGACCATGAAGAAGGTTGTTGAAATCAATCAGTTTTTGCTGGGCACCCTGGCCGGTGGTGCCGCTGATTGTGTCTATTGGGATCGCGTTTTGGCCAAGGAGTGTCGCATGCACGAGCTGCGCAACAAGGAACGTATTTCAGTGGCTGCTGCCAGCAAAATTATGGCAAATATTGCCCACGAATATAAGAACATGGGTCTGAGTATGGGCATGATGTTGGCTGGCTACGACAAGCGTGGTCCTGGTCTCTATTATGTTGATTCAGAGGGTTCCCGCACTGCAGGCAATCTTTTCTCTGTCGGCAGTGGCTCCCTGTATGCCTATGGTGTTCTAGATTCCGGCTATCATTGGAATCTGAAAGACGAGGAGGCTCAGGAGTTAGGCCGTCGTTCCATTTACCATGCCACATTTAGGGATGCTTATTCCGGTGGTATTATTCGTGTCTACCACATGACACCCACTGGCTGGATTAACATTTCCAATACTGACTGCATGGAACTGCATTACAAATACAAAGAACAGAAGGAAGCCCAAGCGTCCAGCCAATAATTTTCTATCTCTTTATAAAAagtataaatttgatttaataaatattcaaatggAGGAGGAAAATGATTTATCTCTAGTGCTATGTATTCGTGGAATGACTCTTATGTTGTTGGGATATCATCTGCAATGTCTCTTTGTGTCGCACCTCGGCCCTCTTTTGCTTGTAAGTGCGCTTCGTGTTCTTCGGTTTGTCACCTCCGCGATTTCGTCGTAACACGCCACGCTCCATGGCCTGCCGTAGTTCCTGCTCCGCATCTATGTGATCAGGTATATGTATTTGCCGAATCATACGATTTCGTACCATAAAATTATCAAACAGATGCTGTCCTCCGTTTCGATCAATGAAAACTACATGGATAAGTTCGCAGTTCATGTGGCCATCGGCAATGTCCACTATGCCGGCCACAGATGTCTCATTGTACAGATCCATGAGAACCGGGTGTCCTTGAAGCATCACTGGCCAGCAATTGAGGGTGTTggcaattaaatatttttcccGCGAACTGTATTCCATTTTGATCTATGGAAACTACATAGGCAAATTCAAAGTTCCAGGATGCAGGCTACGAAATATGAAATACGATATCGATAACTATTACCAGGGCTGCAGTATTGGATATTTATTAAAGATAATCCAACAGAAATCTGTACAGATATATGACTCACTCTGGTCATCTTAACTCTATGATTTGAAACAATTGCATCTACATGTCTTAATCTAATCTTAACTAGATTTATTAGGATTTCGTTTGTTCTCTTATATGGCCGTTCCTCTTTCCAAATTCTGTTTGATTTCAGCAGTGTGTTCGCCATAGAAACGATCCAGCTTCTTGTTGAACTTGGAGTTACGCTCATTGATGAAGTCCACATCGGCATCGTCGTTGTAGATGCGTCGTCGAGAGTATTTCTTCCTGCGATCGATCTGTTGTTCCAGATCCTTGACCATATTGTTGATGGCTCCTGGTGTGTCCTTTGTTTGTGAGTGCAATGTGGTGTGTGAGCCACCATAGAATGCCTCGCCCAGTTCAGCCTTCTGACGCTCGTATTTCTCCATATCACGCGGTGCCATATTTTTTACCAGACGATTGTATTGTCTGGCTGTTTGGGCCTCGTATGTGGAGAAGCCCAGATCTGGATTGTCTTTACGTCTCTGTTTCTTTTCAATGCGTTCCGCATCAATAGCTGAGACTTCCAAAAGTTTCAGACGTTCGTAATCTTGTCCAGCCGCCTGGGCATCTGCGCGGGCCTTGTCATCTGCCAGGAGCCACTCGGCCTGGCGCTTCCTTGCCTCCCAATTGTTGGGCAATTTCTTGCGGGCATCCTCGGCCACAACTTCCTGGTGATTATCTGTGCGCGCCTCTTGGCGTTTCTTGTGAAGATTCAGAAGGCGAGCTTTGCGATCAGCAAGTTTCTCCGCAGCAGACTTTTccattgtttatgtttataatAATTTCGCTTTAACTAAATGtcattcatttaaaaaaaaacggtcACACTAACAATTCGATTTGTTGCTCTCCAACACCTTTTTCTCACCCTGAATTCGCTCCCAACACCGTTTCTCACCCTGAATTCGCCCGAAGCCCAGTTCATTGAGTAGAGTTTATCTTcagaaaaaaatatgaaaaataaaataaacaaattcataaaaatgtgtaaaaagtgcattaattttgttaaaatcaaTCAATGAACGACAAAAGACATTTTtatcaaaatgcaaatgcaaagtTTTTTTGCGTAGTGCATGCGCGTAACGGAGATAGCAGCAACCCGCTGGTCCGTGGCCCGGACCAAACACAGTGCATTGGAAAGAGACGGGCATAAACGGAGGGTTTCGCTAGAAAAAGAATTATTTttgtagctgctgctgccttttgcttttgtttgtgaataTTTAATTTCTACGTACGTTAATAATGTGAACGCAAACTAaacgaaccaaaaaaaaacgcgCTGCCGAAAATTCTTAATCGAGTGTAACGCAAAGATAATGCATTTAAAAATGATAACAATATGGAAAATTGCCGATTAAATGGCAatagaaaaagtaaaaagaaaaaaaccaaaaccaacaacaagagcaagaGCGAGAGGGGCTTGTAATTTGTGTGAatgtgttagtgtgtgtgattgtgagtttgtgtgcgtgcgtgagaaaaaaatacaacaactcAGCCAGGCATTGtatgctgatgttgttgttgctgttaatGTTGTAGGAAGAAggcagtaaaaaaaaagaattttcttttttaagaaaatttaagGAACACTTGCTGTAAAGGAAAAGCCTTAGTAAAAGGCTAACACagcagtacacacacacacacgcacactcataCACAGACGTCTTAGCATATATACAAACAGATGGAAAAACATATACAAAGGGCGCAACgttgaaaatttttcatatacCAGAGAAGTGGAGAAGGAGGTGGAGAGAAGGGCTCTCGGGCCTTCTTAAAATGGATAATACTGCTGGCCAGGTTAGTATCCTCAAACCTAGTTGAAATAAAAACTCAACCGGCATTGCCTTTATATAGATAAATAAGAAATCCTTTTGTTAACTAATGATTGGTTTTTAGTTGCAAACGTTTATTTACAATTCATGCTGGAACCCCTGCCCCTGCTAAAATAATGCACACTTAAAAATTTGATTCAATCagttatttgttttatatatcaATTGTATATTAATTCATTTAAGcaaaaatccataaaatatctctgtttatttttataatttttggttCTCAGCAATTTTTTGCTTATCTTGTGAAACTAAACAATATTGATCTCGGTTCCCTAGGCTCCGGTTACTTTctgataaaacaaaaaacaataaaaatagaTATTCCCAGGCCTAATAATAATTGGCGATTTGTTAAATTGACTTTTAGACCTTTGTCTATAGGGTAGACTATGGATGGATGCTCCTCCAATTCTAATGCAGTAGACCGGAAGTATATGTAtgcttacattttttttgtctaatttgctttttttttttatttatttatttgtttttgtagtaCGTGCGCAAAAAACTTGCCTGACATCGATCTAgaataacgttaaagtaaagaGTTTCGGTCGACACTTTTGCTGCTagacatatataaatgtatatatagataagcTACTATTCCAACTATGAAAACCATAACGCCGGATACAACAAGAGCAGCGACAGCATCGGCGACAACTACGCCGACAATAATTCCACAAGCCGCACAGCcactgcagcaacagcagcagcagcagcaacatcagcaatcGGGGATTGATGTTGCATCTTCTTTAATAATGGAAGCCACAGATCATGTGAATCTtgtagatgatgatgatggagaAAAGGATCCATTAGCTTTAGAATCATCGTCACCAAGCACTACCACCAATAACAACAAGCATACGCATAGTCTGAGGTAAGTTTACATTAtttaaaccaaataaaacaGTCTAATTAAATTGGTTCACCTTTCTTTGTTATGTATATAGACGTCACCTGCCACGCATCATTGTGAAACCCGTTCCACCTGAAAAGAAACCCAGTGAAGATAATGGAATTTCCACAAATCCGCCACCATTAACTGCAATTAATCCTGCTCCTGTTCCTGCATCAACACCAGCTCCTCGTCTGATCAGCAGTCGACGGattcagcagcaacaacaggcTAAGGCAGCGGCTGCCGCGGCAgctgcggcggcggcggcagcagcagcggccgcaaccgctgccgccgctgcacAAGCCAATGCGGCAGCTCCATCATCCACCTCTTCTAATTCCACCTCACCCGCTGGCTCCACAAAAACCGCCTCATCCTCACAAGCATCCACAATGCGTGAGGTTCTGGCCTCTATACCAGGCTTCAGTGTGAAGCCGCGAAGGCGtagcaataaaaaattaacaactGCCGCGCAAATCGAACAGACCAAGGATGGTAAAATTGATCTGGAGACACCCGATTCCATATTGGCCTCAACCAATCTGAGAGCTTTGCTCAATAAGCAAACATTCTCCTTGCTGCCGCCAATCTATCAATATAATCTCATACAGCTGTTGCCTAGCGTGGATCGTGAGGCCAGCGAATTGCCAAGCGGCAGCGGTAGCGTTGGCGATAAGCCGAGCACGAGTGGGGGGAAT encodes:
- the LOC6640923 gene encoding putative fatty acyl-CoA reductase CG5065; the encoded protein is MTAKPKFLLEKDDHATIGQVDDNEVDRVAECFKGRSLFITGGTGFLGKVLVEKLLRSCGELKRIYLLIRPKKGKDPQERIKDIFQNVLFDQVKQLRGEEHILQQVVAIAGDVLLPGLGISETDLATLRNEVSIVYHCAATVRFDEPLRNAVFMNTRGTKYMLDLAQTLKHLEFFAYCSTAYCHLHVKTLYEKPYDPPANPHQVMQACEWLTDEEVAAIEKKILGDIPNTYAYTKSLAEALVVEKFNELPAVILRPSIVIPIWKEPIPGWTDNINGPTGLLIGAGKGVIRTMYCNSSGFGDFLPVDVAVNGILVASWRNITAGTDSTNRVAHMTSSNDIKVSWAEIIELGRWVIENKVPLNGVAWYPGGSMKSNYWVHYICMILFQWMPAIFVDALLILLRYPPVLCRVQNRITKGFEVFEYYANNVWNFDNSEAVKLRKLMNNKERRTYVIEKIELDLIDYFTNCVLCARRLILKESDESIPAARRHMKVMWVVDKVYKGMWLFGILYMLYRCFFAS
- the LOC6640924 gene encoding mitotic spindle assembly checkpoint protein MAD1, whose amino-acid sequence is MEEIRSSMDNIMDRFNNSITHSAPKKLFDRLSTSYNDEMTVNLPKKRRIETPDSAFTNLNTSSGSLNSSVTDPLGSWQTSKLRAELIESKAIVSQLQRDMEREAKEYRSELAISESKAAALKEQCDYTSAKMQELEKHLQVVRKREQVASESASRANVELAQQKTKYEAIINQLEKTKMQQEGDARDVHLCIGNELNEYRRLAQRANLELQSTRNELERIQRRHDEYKARISNYEELKSNYEKQQHSLKTANERIKELEYEIQSYNDWKEVTKASQDRLASIPDMQAELDRLRGHNKHLNSLIGDKLLLEEQVHHYKTRLEKEEGARAEAASLQVKLSHVEQELKEWVKIAQDHCLANTLVSPIALRARIEQLLQEDIVHVAEKTSSESDSKHLHSTIKDLEQKCAAYLKNIEDLNIGLKRHKNFKERLQRKLIIVSKERDFYKQLLENFDKDQTLNNTSAADMTQDMHVRHRIEVLERTVTGYKDICATLEREIQAMRQQEQLHEPTNEGYDSVKKELDTLRLENERLRRRKDELELEMVNRSLRGTDTANHKVVHLSQNPAAEAYECSKNMMEKLQAEIERLKRRIKKMEEDSEQATTTDITSASAGMTMNFKELNQMRADLESANAKMRKMKDCFKAAGKEFRDVVYMLLGYRVDRMGANSNYRISSMYAENPTDYFDITLSESNCLALLESPYSQTLKPAIDQQLAANNSFPAFFSSLTLELFQRSTVTITS
- the LOC6640717 gene encoding SAP30-binding protein; this encodes MAALASLTEQYTDSENEGDVSPDSENSAASQVIIPKRPSPPPTPVKQDVPPPSKKSKKKKRPKKVRRLVSYQDDTLISDEDEDRAQGSPNDEESSSSDSMGSESDNENNENSIRDRSTSKVEGEADVPMETDDSVNTYYTDDRPAESYEKDPKYAKYKFQLPPEPKGKPPPELVNKITKMFSKMQQTNMDMNRVIQDRKEFRNPSIYDKLISFCDINEFGTNYPPEIYDPLQWGDESYYEALSLVQKTEMVKRQKDRKDLDKVEQATALARKVEEEAKKRKSKWDQPASSTSTSVKSTLPALTTTVTGTKGTVISAFGSLPKKPAV
- the LOC6640718 gene encoding proteasome subunit beta type-5; this encodes MALAEICKISNAPYMKTSAWTSSDMEEEMKATTCNLANPYTLAAPPFENPMHNLNQIQANADKTGIKIDFDHGTTTLGFKYQGGVILAVDSRATGGQYIGSQTMKKVVEINQFLLGTLAGGAADCVYWDRVLAKECRMHELRNKERISVAAASKIMANIAHEYKNMGLSMGMMLAGYDKRGPGLYYVDSEGSRTAGNLFSVGSGSLYAYGVLDSGYHWNLKDEEAQELGRRSIYHATFRDAYSGGIIRVYHMTPTGWINISNTDCMELHYKYKEQKEAQASSQ
- the LOC6640758 gene encoding U7 snRNA-associated Sm-like protein LSm10; the protein is MEYSSREKYLIANTLNCWPVMLQGHPVLMDLYNETSVAGIVDIADGHMNCELIHVVFIDRNGGQHLFDNFMVRNRMIRQIHIPDHIDAEQELRQAMERGVLRRNRGGDKPKNTKRTYKQKRAEVRHKETLQMISQQHKSHSTNT
- the LOC6640824 gene encoding pre-mRNA-splicing factor Syf2, with protein sequence MEKSAAEKLADRKARLLNLHKKRQEARTDNHQEVVAEDARKKLPNNWEARKRQAEWLLADDKARADAQAAGQDYERLKLLEVSAIDAERIEKKQRRKDNPDLGFSTYEAQTARQYNRLVKNMAPRDMEKYERQKAELGEAFYGGSHTTLHSQTKDTPGAINNMVKDLEQQIDRRKKYSRRRIYNDDADVDFINERNSKFNKKLDRFYGEHTAEIKQNLERGTAI